A stretch of the Opitutaceae bacterium genome encodes the following:
- the hrpA gene encoding ATP-dependent RNA helicase HrpA — MKEDRSDRPRSSSQRQRDWTVHYPEELPVSARRQEIIAAIRKHPVLIVAGETGSGKTTQLPKMCLQAGGGRRGRIACTQPRRIAAQSVSRRVAEELKLEWGREVGCKIRFTDRTGPETVIKFLTDGMLLAELGSDRLLREYDTIIIDEAHERSLNIDFLLGHLNQLRKVRPDLRIVITSATIDTEKFSQAFDQAPIIEVSGRLYPVEIIHSPVDPTLEERGDFTHLDAVVAAVRQIELNGERGDILIFLPTERDIREVIDMLGNRNPPADLLPLFGRLGSADQQRVFDPSNRRKIVVATNVAETSLTIPGIRFVIDSGEARISRFSARNRTQRLPIEPISQSSANQRTGRCGRVANGTCIRLYSEADYLERPLYTPPEILRSNLAEVILRMKAFRLGDVETFPFIDPPPPAAIRAGYHLLEELGAIDSGRELTSIGRELARLPVDPTVGRMILQARREGVVAEVLVIASALSIQDPRERPAEARKEADEAHRRFTHPDSDFLTLLKIWDAYHDQADTLSQGRLRKFCRAHFISYLRMREWRDLHHQLARAIGPDRSVQSLRKPTQPAGPLDPSDLLWGGVTYRKIHRSLLTGLLGNVAQREASNDFRMAGDRRVLIFPGSTQHLKASRKPQAGRKPIKPSPAFWIMAAEVVETSRVYARTVARIDPEWIVDLGSHVCRTSHSEPAYEAAAGRVVVRETIRIHGLEIRRRSISYGKLDPAEATRIFITEALVNEQAHDDRHGILERNRPVREKAEVLQTRLQRWRGLDLDDAVRRFYAAAIGGETVSSWIELNRMIRHRGGADFLQLSESDLLGPAMDEIETGAFPDKVTLDNSALPLTYAYRPGEESDGVTLNLNPRQARQLQPGILDWLIPGHLEEKVHCLLRALPKDVRRSLIPIAEKSRRIARELKPTGTGLIETLATHLRTVYGIETVPGDWQADAIPGHLRIRISVTDEDGKPLAAHRDLRAVQDKLDREEKRIARSPAQPVRDAWGIAAARWERTDLETWDFPDPPESLVVTEMAGMPIHAWPGLRLEGGSVSLRLFRTREDARAMTPAGCARLVEHDLRYELAWVQRDLKDLARIGPLASTLAPLTALKAEAAENIRRHLCSALPDPFTGERYREIVARAKEACKGLVPRFVDQVQAILEARQHALTRKARHPGYEADVARLVPADFLLQTPYSRLRHLPRYLKAVVIRGEKAAQDPARDTSREADIRRLQARLDLLGSKAGAFPSIQTTLEEVRWMMEELRVSQFAQELGTDGKISTLRIERRLEAIETT, encoded by the coding sequence GTGAAGGAAGATCGATCCGATAGGCCACGGTCCTCTTCCCAGCGGCAACGCGACTGGACCGTCCATTACCCCGAAGAACTGCCGGTCAGCGCCCGCCGGCAGGAGATCATCGCCGCTATACGCAAACATCCGGTTCTGATTGTGGCCGGCGAAACCGGGTCCGGCAAGACCACCCAATTGCCCAAGATGTGCCTTCAGGCGGGCGGCGGGCGACGGGGGCGGATCGCCTGCACCCAGCCGCGTCGTATCGCGGCCCAATCCGTATCGCGCCGGGTGGCCGAGGAACTCAAGCTGGAATGGGGTCGCGAGGTCGGTTGCAAGATCCGCTTCACCGATCGGACGGGTCCGGAAACCGTGATCAAGTTTCTGACCGACGGCATGCTTCTAGCCGAGTTGGGGAGCGACCGCCTGTTGCGCGAGTACGACACCATCATCATCGACGAGGCCCATGAACGAAGCCTGAACATCGACTTCCTGCTCGGTCATCTCAATCAACTCAGGAAGGTCCGACCGGATCTGAGAATCGTCATCACTTCCGCGACGATCGACACGGAGAAATTCTCCCAGGCCTTCGATCAGGCCCCGATCATCGAGGTGTCCGGTCGGCTTTACCCCGTCGAGATCATCCACTCCCCAGTCGACCCGACCCTGGAGGAACGCGGCGACTTCACCCACCTCGATGCGGTGGTTGCGGCAGTCCGGCAGATCGAGTTGAACGGTGAACGGGGCGACATCCTCATCTTTCTCCCGACCGAGCGGGATATCCGCGAAGTGATCGACATGCTCGGAAACCGGAATCCTCCGGCCGACCTTCTTCCGCTCTTCGGACGCCTCGGATCGGCCGATCAGCAGCGGGTCTTCGACCCCTCGAATCGGCGGAAAATCGTCGTCGCGACCAACGTGGCGGAAACCTCCCTGACCATTCCCGGAATCCGTTTTGTCATCGACAGCGGCGAGGCCCGCATCAGCCGTTTCAGCGCACGCAACCGCACCCAGCGCCTTCCGATCGAGCCCATTTCCCAAAGCAGTGCCAACCAGAGGACGGGCCGGTGCGGACGGGTGGCCAACGGGACCTGCATCCGTCTTTACTCGGAGGCGGACTATCTTGAGCGTCCGCTTTACACGCCCCCGGAAATTCTCCGATCCAATCTCGCCGAGGTCATTCTTCGGATGAAGGCCTTCCGGCTTGGCGATGTGGAGACCTTTCCCTTCATCGACCCGCCGCCTCCGGCCGCCATTCGGGCCGGCTATCATCTGCTCGAAGAACTGGGCGCGATCGATTCCGGACGGGAGCTGACCTCGATCGGCCGCGAGCTGGCGCGCCTGCCGGTCGATCCTACGGTCGGCAGGATGATCCTGCAGGCCCGGCGCGAAGGGGTTGTTGCCGAGGTCCTCGTCATCGCCTCCGCCCTGAGCATCCAGGATCCCCGGGAACGACCCGCCGAAGCCCGCAAGGAAGCGGATGAAGCCCACCGGCGATTCACCCATCCCGATTCGGATTTCCTGACCCTCCTGAAGATCTGGGATGCCTACCACGATCAGGCCGACACCCTCTCCCAGGGCCGCCTGCGGAAATTCTGCCGCGCCCATTTCATCTCCTACCTCAGGATGCGGGAGTGGCGCGACCTGCACCACCAGCTGGCCCGGGCCATCGGCCCGGACCGAAGTGTTCAGTCCCTGAGGAAGCCGACCCAGCCGGCCGGCCCGCTTGACCCCTCTGATCTTCTCTGGGGCGGGGTCACCTACCGGAAGATCCATCGGTCCCTCCTGACCGGACTGCTCGGCAACGTCGCCCAGCGCGAAGCCTCCAATGATTTCCGGATGGCCGGCGACCGCCGGGTGCTGATATTCCCGGGTTCAACCCAGCACCTCAAGGCGAGCCGCAAGCCGCAAGCCGGGCGCAAGCCGATCAAACCCTCGCCGGCGTTCTGGATCATGGCCGCGGAAGTGGTGGAGACAAGTCGGGTCTACGCCCGGACGGTGGCCCGAATCGACCCGGAGTGGATCGTCGACCTTGGCAGTCATGTCTGCCGGACCTCCCACTCCGAACCCGCCTACGAGGCAGCGGCCGGGCGGGTCGTCGTCCGGGAGACCATCCGTATCCACGGGTTGGAAATACGCCGGCGCTCGATCAGCTACGGCAAGCTCGACCCCGCCGAAGCCACCCGGATCTTCATCACGGAGGCCCTGGTCAATGAACAGGCCCATGATGACCGGCACGGCATCCTCGAGCGCAACCGGCCCGTCCGCGAAAAGGCCGAGGTCCTCCAGACCCGGCTGCAGCGGTGGCGGGGTCTCGATCTCGACGACGCCGTGCGGAGATTCTACGCCGCGGCCATCGGAGGCGAGACTGTCTCATCCTGGATCGAGCTGAACCGGATGATCCGCCATCGCGGCGGCGCGGACTTCCTGCAGCTGAGCGAGAGCGACCTCCTCGGACCGGCGATGGATGAAATCGAGACCGGCGCTTTTCCCGACAAGGTGACCCTCGACAATTCGGCCCTGCCCCTGACCTACGCCTATCGTCCCGGTGAAGAGTCGGACGGGGTCACCCTGAACCTGAATCCCCGGCAGGCCCGCCAGCTTCAGCCCGGGATTCTCGACTGGCTGATCCCCGGTCACCTCGAGGAGAAGGTCCATTGCCTGCTCCGCGCCCTGCCCAAGGATGTCCGTCGGTCGCTCATCCCCATCGCGGAAAAGTCCAGACGGATCGCCCGGGAACTGAAGCCGACCGGGACCGGTCTGATCGAGACTCTGGCCACCCACCTCCGCACGGTTTACGGGATCGAAACCGTGCCCGGCGACTGGCAGGCGGACGCCATACCCGGACACCTTCGTATCCGTATTTCCGTTACAGATGAGGATGGAAAACCGCTCGCCGCCCACCGCGATCTCCGGGCGGTCCAGGACAAGCTCGACCGCGAGGAAAAGCGCATCGCCCGGAGTCCGGCGCAACCGGTCCGGGACGCCTGGGGTATTGCCGCCGCCCGGTGGGAGCGGACCGACCTCGAGACCTGGGACTTTCCCGATCCCCCCGAATCCCTCGTCGTAACCGAAATGGCAGGGATGCCCATCCATGCCTGGCCCGGACTTCGGCTCGAGGGCGGCTCGGTGTCCCTGCGGCTGTTCCGGACCCGGGAAGATGCCCGCGCCATGACTCCGGCCGGTTGTGCCCGGCTGGTCGAGCACGATCTGCGCTATGAGCTCGCCTGGGTTCAACGTGATCTGAAAGACCTCGCCCGGATCGGTCCACTGGCCTCCACTCTGGCCCCCCTGACCGCCCTCAAGGCCGAGGCCGCCGAGAACATCCGCCGTCACCTCTGCAGCGCCCTGCCCGATCCCTTCACCGGTGAGCGTTATCGGGAGATCGTCGCACGGGCGAAGGAAGCCTGCAAAGGCCTGGTTCCCCGTTTCGTCGACCAGGTCCAAGCCATTCTGGAAGCGCGCCAGCACGCCCTGACCCGGAAGGCGCGCCACCCGGGATACGAGGCGGACGTCGCCCGTCTGGTTCCCGCCGATTTCCTCCTGCAGACCCCGTATTCCCGGCTCCGGCACCTGCCCCGGTATCTCAAGGCCGTCGTTATACGGGGGGAAAAGGCCGCCCAGGATCCCGCCCGGGACACCAGCCGGGAGGCGGACATCAGGCGATTACAGGCCCGGTTGGACCTTCTCGGCTCGAAGGCGGGGGCGTTCCCTTCAATCCAGACGACGCTGGAAGAGGTTCGGTGGATGATGGAGGAACTGCGGGTCTCACAATTCGCCCAGGAACTCGGGACCGATGGCAAGATCTCGACCCTGCGAATTGAGCGTCGACTGGAAGCCATCGAGACCACGTAG
- a CDS encoding redoxin domain-containing protein, which produces MVKPGRKLNLDFVVKVVRTGGEQDEVSFSELITGPTVVSVYMRNNTSGCDLQMASLAKGAAAIRKLGYHTLAISRDTCGSHKKYAEKMGIRFPLVSDPEFQFAKATDSMVEKSMYGKKYLAPARAAYVLDADGTVKAVIEKVDTGDHTAQLVAVLKNL; this is translated from the coding sequence ATGGTCAAGCCGGGAAGGAAGCTGAATCTCGATTTCGTGGTCAAGGTGGTCCGCACGGGAGGCGAACAGGATGAGGTCAGCTTCAGCGAACTGATCACCGGACCGACCGTCGTCTCGGTCTATATGCGCAACAACACCAGTGGCTGCGATCTCCAGATGGCCAGCCTGGCCAAGGGCGCTGCCGCCATCAGGAAGCTCGGTTACCACACTCTGGCGATCAGCCGGGATACCTGCGGTTCGCACAAGAAATACGCCGAGAAGATGGGCATCCGATTTCCCCTGGTTTCGGATCCGGAGTTTCAGTTCGCCAAGGCCACCGACTCCATGGTGGAGAAGTCGATGTATGGAAAGAAGTACCTGGCGCCGGCCCGGGCCGCCTATGTCCTCGACGCCGACGGCACGGTCAAGGCGGTGATCGAGAAAGTGGATACCGGTGACCACACGGCCCAGCTGGTCGCCGTCCTGAAGAACCTCTGA
- the rhaM gene encoding L-rhamnose mutarotase, whose product MIRKAFVMSVNQGSEEEYERRHRPIWDDLAAVLKAHGVHNYSIFLHPDTRQLFATVEIEDEARWASIAQTEVCQRWWKHMGDVMPSNPDHSPVSVELKEVFHLP is encoded by the coding sequence ATGATCCGCAAAGCCTTCGTCATGTCCGTCAATCAGGGGTCCGAGGAGGAGTATGAACGGCGTCATCGCCCGATCTGGGATGATCTCGCCGCCGTCCTGAAGGCCCACGGAGTGCATAATTATTCGATCTTTCTCCATCCGGACACCCGCCAGCTCTTTGCCACGGTTGAAATTGAGGATGAAGCCCGATGGGCGTCGATTGCCCAAACCGAAGTCTGTCAACGCTGGTGGAAACACATGGGCGATGTCATGCCTTCCAACCCCGACCACAGCCCGGTCAGCGTCGAGCTCAAGGAGGTCTTTCATCTGCCCTAA
- a CDS encoding nucleoside hydrolase, which translates to MRFPLLSDSFRLERLTPPDGPVRMVLDTDTYNEIDDQFCVVHTLFSPDRLRLEAIYAAPFHNDRSTGPADGMEKSYQELLTLLDRLDRSADGLVWRGSTSFLKAADQPEESEAARDLVRRAMDGDEVLYVAAIGAITNVASAILMEPGIAEKIVVVWLGGNPHNHPHTWEFNLQQDPHASRILLDSGVPLVQVPCQGVASHLLSTAPEIERYVQPCGRIGAFLAERFLSYSDDHFAWSKEIWDLAATAWLLDPSWVPTHLAHSPILSDRMTWSHDPSRHLMRVADGIRRDRIFRDLFEKLAKEVP; encoded by the coding sequence ATGAGATTCCCACTCTTGAGCGATTCGTTCCGGCTCGAGCGGCTGACCCCTCCGGACGGACCTGTCCGGATGGTCCTCGATACGGACACCTACAACGAGATCGACGATCAGTTCTGCGTCGTCCACACACTCTTCTCGCCGGATCGGCTGAGGCTGGAGGCCATCTACGCCGCTCCCTTCCACAACGACCGGTCAACGGGTCCGGCCGATGGCATGGAGAAAAGTTACCAGGAGCTCCTGACCCTGCTCGACCGGCTCGACCGCTCGGCCGATGGATTGGTCTGGAGGGGCTCGACCTCCTTTCTGAAGGCCGCCGACCAGCCGGAGGAAAGTGAGGCGGCCCGTGACCTCGTCCGACGGGCGATGGATGGGGATGAAGTCCTCTATGTGGCTGCGATCGGGGCGATCACCAATGTGGCCTCGGCCATCCTGATGGAGCCGGGGATTGCCGAAAAGATCGTGGTCGTCTGGCTGGGCGGCAACCCGCACAACCACCCGCATACCTGGGAATTCAATCTGCAGCAGGATCCCCATGCCTCGAGGATCCTTCTCGATTCCGGAGTGCCCCTCGTTCAGGTGCCCTGCCAGGGGGTGGCGTCCCACCTTCTGTCCACCGCGCCGGAGATCGAACGCTACGTCCAGCCCTGCGGCCGGATCGGCGCCTTTCTGGCGGAGCGTTTTCTTTCCTATTCGGACGATCATTTTGCCTGGTCGAAGGAGATCTGGGACCTGGCGGCCACCGCCTGGCTGCTCGATCCTTCCTGGGTGCCGACCCACTTGGCCCACAGCCCGATCCTCAGCGACCGGATGACCTGGAGTCACGACCCGAGCCGGCACCTCATGCGGGTGGCCGATGGGATTCGCCGCGACCGGATCTTCCGGGATCTCTTTGAAAAGCTGGCCAAGGAAGTGCCGTAA
- a CDS encoding MFS transporter, translating into MRCLRLHFFLTYGIMGSIMPFFPVYLREVQSLSSVQIGTVMAVASLAVLITPVLFTWLADLKENTRNLASGIFLVSATATSLLFLSRGFGWTLLLYGLQSLALVPMLPLQDGLYFRVARSRTESGLATPPFHQIRVWGTIGFISPSIVLFAGLRAGATLNITLIAAAVFAVAGLINSRFLPESERRRTESAPGENASRLPTVAAARVLFRPPVVFFCAGMAILQFAVAGYYSFYPIYLTEVAGIESAWLGLISNIGVTVEIFFMLGFGWLSSRLGIRRIIVLGAMAITVRMAALAFLPGAGIAIGVQLFHGWIIIATLVAPVVYLNRLAGDTFRNSIQGLYAMVIAGLFRILGNLFFGQVAERSLTAVFLYGAILSIIATVLFTVAFREKGDRETSARERAPADPVSR; encoded by the coding sequence ATGCGCTGCCTGCGACTCCACTTCTTTCTGACCTATGGAATCATGGGCAGCATCATGCCCTTCTTTCCCGTTTACCTGCGGGAGGTCCAGTCGCTCTCCTCTGTTCAGATCGGCACGGTGATGGCGGTGGCCAGCCTGGCGGTCCTGATCACCCCCGTCCTTTTCACGTGGCTGGCCGACCTGAAGGAGAACACCCGCAACCTGGCCTCCGGCATCTTCCTGGTCAGCGCAACCGCGACGAGCCTGCTCTTTCTCAGTCGGGGATTCGGGTGGACCCTCCTGCTTTACGGCCTGCAGAGCCTGGCCCTGGTTCCCATGCTGCCGCTTCAGGACGGACTCTATTTCCGGGTGGCGCGCTCCCGGACGGAATCCGGCCTGGCAACCCCGCCCTTCCACCAGATCCGGGTATGGGGAACGATTGGCTTCATTTCACCCAGTATCGTCCTGTTCGCCGGCCTTCGGGCGGGAGCAACACTCAATATCACCCTGATCGCAGCCGCCGTCTTCGCCGTGGCGGGTCTGATCAACTCCCGGTTTCTCCCGGAGTCTGAACGCAGGAGGACGGAAAGCGCTCCCGGTGAAAACGCCTCCCGGCTCCCGACCGTCGCGGCGGCCCGGGTCCTCTTCCGGCCCCCGGTTGTCTTTTTCTGCGCAGGGATGGCGATACTGCAGTTTGCGGTGGCCGGTTACTACAGCTTCTACCCGATCTACCTGACCGAGGTGGCCGGGATCGAGAGCGCCTGGCTCGGACTGATCTCCAACATCGGCGTAACGGTCGAGATCTTCTTCATGCTCGGATTCGGCTGGCTCAGCAGTCGGCTGGGAATCCGCCGCATCATTGTGTTGGGCGCCATGGCCATCACTGTCCGGATGGCCGCTCTCGCTTTCCTTCCCGGAGCCGGCATCGCCATCGGGGTTCAGCTCTTCCACGGTTGGATCATCATCGCGACCCTGGTCGCTCCGGTCGTCTACCTCAACCGTCTGGCCGGGGACACCTTTCGCAATTCCATCCAGGGACTTTACGCGATGGTTATTGCGGGTCTCTTCCGGATTCTGGGAAACCTCTTCTTTGGGCAGGTCGCAGAACGGAGCCTGACGGCGGTCTTCCTCTACGGCGCCATTCTCAGTATCATCGCGACCGTCCTTTTCACCGTCGCCTTCCGGGAGAAGGGAGACCGTGAAACGAGCGCGAGGGAGCGGGCACCCGCGGATCCCGTGTCAAGGTAA